In Chitinophaga oryzae, the sequence AACAAAATGATCGCCGGCCGTTTGCAGCAGGGGAATGAGTTCCTGGCCGAATTCGATGCATTCGTCGGCCGTGTCCTGCAGCGGCAGGCGGTAAAAGGAATTAAATGCGGCAGGCCTGAAACGAATGCCGATCATGCGCGTCATGCCGGGCTGACAGGAGTCGGCGTAGCGCGTCATCGTGCCCACCAGGTACGCTTTTTCCGACGCCAGCAGTTGCTCTTGCGGTGTATTGACATCGCTTATGGCAGCATCGCCGAGATTGCAGATAATATCCACGCAGCCATCGGGCAGTATACGGCCCACAGCCGCCGACCCTGTTGCGGAAGTAACGCTCCAGTAAGCGTCGATATAGGGCTCCAGCAGCGGATGTGGTTTGTATTGACGGTACATGTCATAAAGGTAAAAAGAAACGTCCATTATCGGACGGAAGGTGTGCGATAATGAAACATTTCCGATTGGCGTACCCACTGTAACGCCGCGCCGGATAAGGATTTCCGGTGGTGGCAGATTTATTGCAGCCCACCGGGCGAATTTCTTTGTTATGCTGAAAAATTATATCAAGATAGCCTGGCGGAATATCAGCCGCAACAAGGTGTTTTCTGTCATCAATATCATGGGGCTGGCCATCGGCATTGCCGCTTCCCTGCTGATCCTGCAATACGTGGCGTTTGAACTGAGCTATGAACGGTCGCAGGAAAAAGGAGACCGTATCTACCGGGTACGGCAGGAGCGGTATGAAAAAGGACAACTCACCACCAGCTGGGCCGCCGGCGCATTTGCAATAGGCAACTATTTTAAGGACGCTTTTCCTGAAATAGAAGACTATGTAAAGCTGGTCAAACAGCGGGAGGTATTGCTGGACGACGGGCAACGGAGCGTAAAAGTGTCGTCGGTATACTGGGCGAGCAGCGCTTATTTTAAGGTGTTTTCCACGCCGCTTGTCAGCGGCGACCCTGCCACGGCGCTGGCGGCGCCCAATACTATCGTGCTTTCGGAGAGCATCGCCCGTAAATTGTTCGGAAACGAAGACCCTATCGGTAAAATCGTTCGCGAAAATCACCGTCGTGTTTTCAAGGTGACGGGCGTATACAAAGACATGCCATCCAACACCCATCTGAAGCCGGAAGCGATGTACTCCTATGCCAGTTACCTGGATATGGTAAAGCCGGATAATCCCGAAACGGCCTGGCAGTGGGATGGTTGCCTGACTTACCTGATGCTCCGTGCGGACGCCGATCCCCGGAAGCTGGAGGCAAAATTCCCTGCGCTGGTGAACAGGTATTACAAGGACGTACCTAAAGAGTTTACTACAAAATATTTTCTCCAGCCGTTGAAGGATATTCACCTGTATTCCCACCTGATGATGGAAGCGGAGACTAACGGTCAGGGCAACACGGTTTATTTGCTGATGGGGATCGCCTTGTTTATTGTCGGCATTGCGTGGATCAACTATATCAATCTCGCTACGGCCCGCGCTATCAACAGGGCGGTGGAAGTAGGCGTGCGTAAAGCCGTTGGCTCCCGCCGGTCTCAGCTGGTGGCGCAGTTTATGATCGAATCGGTGATGCTGAACGGGATGGCAGTCGTGACGGCGCTGTTCCTCGTGGTATTTTCTATCCCGCTTTTTAATAGTGTGACAGGTCAGCAGCTCTCTTTTTCATTACTGTATGACCGGCTTTTCTGGACCGTATTGATGGCTTTGTTCGTTACCGGTTCTTTTCTGTCTGGTTTATATCCTGCGTTTGTGCTTTCCCGTTTTAAACCGGTGGTAGTGCTGAAAGGCAAGGCGATCTCGTCCCGTCAGGGCAGCACGCTGCGCAAATCTCTGGTAGTGGTGCAGTTCGCCGCTTCCCTGTTTTTGCTGGTAGGCATGCTCACTGTTTTTAAACAAATACAGTTTATGCGTTCACAGCAGCTGGGCATTAACATTGCACAGACGCTGGTGATAAAACCTCCGATCATTTACACGGATTCTACCCGGATGCAGCAGCAACAGGCTTTCAAAGAA encodes:
- a CDS encoding helix-turn-helix domain-containing protein, coding for MYRQYKPHPLLEPYIDAYWSVTSATGSAAVGRILPDGCVDIICNLGDAAISDVNTPQEQLLASEKAYLVGTMTRYADSCQPGMTRMIGIRFRPAAFNSFYRLPLQDTADECIEFGQELIPLLQTAGDHFVPALDQYLLARVTHASRDMLPLIDTIRRHQGVIRISDLARTHFLTPRQLERQFLKHTGVTPKAFANIIRYQAVHRHIRNNPGSSLLQIAFDHGYYDHSHLTNDIRKYTGKVPSIIMEK
- a CDS encoding ABC transporter permease, with amino-acid sequence MLKNYIKIAWRNISRNKVFSVINIMGLAIGIAASLLILQYVAFELSYERSQEKGDRIYRVRQERYEKGQLTTSWAAGAFAIGNYFKDAFPEIEDYVKLVKQREVLLDDGQRSVKVSSVYWASSAYFKVFSTPLVSGDPATALAAPNTIVLSESIARKLFGNEDPIGKIVRENHRRVFKVTGVYKDMPSNTHLKPEAMYSYASYLDMVKPDNPETAWQWDGCLTYLMLRADADPRKLEAKFPALVNRYYKDVPKEFTTKYFLQPLKDIHLYSHLMMEAETNGQGNTVYLLMGIALFIVGIAWINYINLATARAINRAVEVGVRKAVGSRRSQLVAQFMIESVMLNGMAVVTALFLVVFSIPLFNSVTGQQLSFSLLYDRLFWTVLMALFVTGSFLSGLYPAFVLSRFKPVVVLKGKAISSRQGSTLRKSLVVVQFAASLFLLVGMLTVFKQIQFMRSQQLGINIAQTLVIKPPIIYTDSTRMQQQQAFKEQLMRESNIRSVTVSSIVPGEASSMNVGGIRLIEQNENEGKQFRAIHVDYDFVPSYHLKLVAGRNFDRDFGMDGAEGAVVFNRTGIRRLGFDNPESAVGKLIFFWGDTLRIAGVVEDFHQQSLHDAYESLILRLRPDVKGYISVGVSADNLNATLATVQRNWNTFFPASPFEYFFLDEHFDEQYKADQRFGKVFGIFTALAILVACLGLFGLASFTIVQRTKEISIRKILGASVPEIVQLLYREFAVLIVIAFGIATPVAWFSVTQWLKGYAFRTELYWWLFAIPFVLVLAIAFLTVSFQSIRAALVNPAHSLRSE